The window CGCCGGAACCGCGGCCGCCGGCGGCGTGGGCGCCGCCCGCGCCGCTCGTGCCGCCCGCGCCGCCGGTACGGCCCAGGGCTCCCCGGCAGGCGCCGTCGGCGCGGCCGGACGCGGCGGCCCGGAGACCACGGCGGCCCACCCGGCCACGCAGGCCGACGACCCGCGGCAGACCGCCGCCGGCGCCGCCACGCCGGACGGCCCCGCCCCCGCGGGCAAGGGCAAGAAGGGCAAGCGCCCCAAGCGCACCGGCTGGCGGCGGCTCCTGCCCACCTGGCGCATGGTGCTGGGCACCTTCGTGATCGGCGTCCTCCTGATCATCGGCCTGTTCTTCCTCGGCTACTCCCTCGTCAAGATCCCGCCGGCCAACGCCATCGCGACCAAGCAGAGCAACGTCTTCCTCTACTCGGACGGCTCCCAGCTCGCCCGCGACGGCGACGTCAACCGCGAGAACGTCAACCTCGCCCAGATCTCCAAGCCCGCCCAGCACGCCGTCCTGGCCGCCGAGGACCGCGACTTCTACACCGAGTCCGCCGTCGACCTCAAGGCGATGCTCCGCGCCGGCTGGAACACCGCGACCGGCAAGGGCAAGCAGTCCGGCTCCACGATCACCCAGCAGTACGTGAAGAACTACTACCTGGCCCAGGAACAGACGGTCACCCGTAAGGCCAAGGAGTTCTTCATCTCGATCAAGCTGGACCGCCAGAAGTCCAAGGACGAGATCCTCGAGGGCTACCTGAACACCAGCTTCTTCGGCCGCAACGCCTACGGCATCCAGGCCGCCGCCCAGGCCTACTACGGCATGGACGCCCAGGACCTCGACCCGGCCCGCGCCGCCTACCTCGCCGCGCTCGTCAACGCGCCCAGCGAGTACGACGTCGTCGCCCACCCCGAGAACAAGAGGGCGGCCGTCGCCCGCTGGAACTACGTCCTCGACGGCATGGTCAAGAAGGGCTGGCTCAAGGAGTCCGAGCGCGTCGGCCTGAAGTTCCCCATGCCCAAGGAGCAGACCGTCTCCACCGGCCTGTCCGGCCAGCGCGGCTACCTCGTCGACGCGATCAAGCACTACCTGGTCAAGAACGACATCATCGACGCCGACCAGCTCGAGGCCGGCGGCTACCGCATCACCACGACCATCCAGAAGAAAAAGCAGAACGCCTTCGTCAAGGCGGTCGACGACCAGCTGATGTCCAAGCTGGACAAGAAGAACCGCAAGGTCGACAGCTACGTCCGGGCAGGCGGCGCCTCCATCGACCCCAGGACCGGCAAGATCGTCGCGATGTACGGCGGCATCGACTACGTGAAGCAGTACACCAACGGCGCGACCCGCGGTGACTTCCAGGTCGGCTCCACCTTCAAGCCGTTCGTGTTCACCTCCGCGGTGGAGAACGGCTCCACCACCCAGGACGGCCGCACGATCACCCCCAACACCGTCTACGACGGCACCAGCCGGCGCCCCGTCGAGGGCTGGACCGGCGGCGGCTACGCCCCGTCCAACGAGGACGAGAAGTCGTACGGCGACATCACCGTCCGCAAGGCCACCGACCTGTCGGTGAACTCCGTGTACGCGCAGATGGCCGTCGACGTCGGCCCCGCCAAGGTCAAGCAGACCGCGGTCGACCTCGGCATCCCCGCCGGCACCCCGGACCTCCAGCCGTACCCGTCCATCGCCCTCGGCACCGCCAACGCCAGCGTCCTGGACATGACGGAGGCGTACGCGACGCTCGCCAACCACGGCAAGCACGGCACGTACACCATGATCGAGAAGATCACCAAGGACGGCAGCGACGTCGTCAAGCTGCCCGAGGAGCCCGTCGAGCAGGCCGTGAGCCGCGAGGCCGCCGACACCACCACCTCCATCCTGCAGAGCGTGGTCGACAGCGGCACCGCCACCGCCGCCCAGGCCGCGGGCCGCCCGGCGGCCGGCAAGACCGGTACCGCGGAGGAGGACACCGCCGCCTGGTTCGCCGGCTACACCCCGGACCTCGCCACGGTCGTCTCCGTCATGGGCCAGGACCCGGTGACCGCCAAGCACCGGCCGCTGTACGGCGCCCTCGGCCAGGCCCGCATGAACGGCGGCGGCCCGCCCACCCAGATCTGGGCCCAGTACACGGGCGAGGCGCTGAAGGGCAAGCCGACCGCCGAGTTCGACCTCCGGCTGGAACCGGGAGCCGACAGGACCGAGGAGCCCAGCGCCACCGGCTCCGCCACGCCCGGCACGGGCGGCCAGGACGACGGCGGCACCACCGACGGCGGCCAGGTCGACGGCGGCGCGACCGCCACCCCGACCGACGGCGGTACCACCGGCACCCCCACCGACGGCGGCACGACCACCGACGGAGGCACCACCGACGGCGGCACGACCACCGACGGAGGCACCACCACGGGCGGCGACACCACCGGCGGGGACACGGCGACCGGCGGCACCACCACGGGCGGCGACACCACCGGCGGAGGCACCACGACCGGCGGCGGCACCCCCGGCGGCGGAACCGACGGGGGCGGGACCACCGGCGGCGGCACCACCACCGGCACGGGCGGCCAGCCACTGACCGCCCGGCGGCCGTGAGCCCCCATGGGCCGCGGCTGAGACGTCAGTGACCGCCGGTCGCCTTCAGCCCCACCACGGCGACCAGCAGCAGACACACGAAGAACACCCGGGCGGCGGTGACCGGCTCACCCAGCAACACCATGCCGAGCACCGCCGCCCCGGCCGCCCCGATGCCCACCCACACGCCGTAGGCGGTACCGATGGGCAGCGACTTCGCGGCGTACGACAGCAGCACCATGCTCGCGACGATCCCCGCACCGGTGAGCACACTGGGCAGCGGCCGGGTGAATCCGTCGGTGTACTTCATCCCGATCGACCAGCCGACTTCCAGCAGACCGGCGACGACAAGCAGAACCCAGGCCATGACAGGCACCTCCGAGACGGGCGACGACTCTTCCTCCGGTGCGTCGTCTTTGCCTTCGACCCGGTACGGCGCGTCTCGTCGGGCTCGCTTTCGAACATAGCAAAAGAACGGCGGAGGGGGCCGGTGACCGCGGTCACCGGCCCCCTCCGCCATCGAATCAGAGGTGGGACAGGGAGGATCGAGGATCGAGGGGGCTCAGAGATACAGCCCCGTGGAGTCCTCCGACCCCTCGAAACGGTCCGCGGCCACGGCGTGCAGATCACGCTCCCGCATGAGCACGTACGCCACGCCCCGCACCTCCACCTCGGCCCGGTCCTCCGGGTCGAACAGGACCCGGTCGCCCGGCTCCACGGTGCGCACGTTCTGGCCGACCGCGACGACCTCGGCCCACGCCAGCCGCCGCCCGACCGCCGCGGTCGCGGGAATCAGAATGCCCCCGCCCGACCGCCGCTCGCCCTCACCGGTCTCCTGCTTGACCAGGACCCGGTCGTGCAGCATCCGGATCGGCAGCTTGTCGTGGTGGGGGGTGCTCTGCTGGTTTCTGTTGGCGCTCACGCCTCGAACCTACCTGCCTTCGACACGTCCGTACCGGGCCGGGTCAGCCCTTGCGCCGCCGGGCGCCCAGAGCGAGCAGCCCCACGACCCCGACGGCGAGCAGCGCCACCGGCACGACCCGCTCCAGTCTGGTTGCCCCGTCCTCGTCGACGAACTGCGCCCTGACCTCGCTCACCACCCGATTGACCTGCACATAGGCCCGCCCGACCGTGTGATCGATGTTGGCGACGACCTTGGCCCTGGCATCCCCGACGATCGTCTTCGGATGCACCCGCATCCCGATCTCGTCGAGCGTCTCGGCCAGCACTTCGCGGCGGCGCCTGATGTCCGCCTCGATCTGCGCCGGTGTTCTCGTGTCCGACGTGTCCGCCACCGTACGGCCTCCGAAGTCTTCTGATGCTGTTCCGAACAGTCTGTCAGCTCATCCCCGCGCCGCATCGCAAGGCCCCCCGGTTACGCTGGCCAGATGAGCGAGCGACTCCAGCCGGGGGACGTGGCCCCCGCCTTCACCCTCCCCGACGCCGACGGCAACGAGGTCTCCCTGTCGGACCACAAGGGCCGCAAGGTCATCGTCTACTTCTACCCCGCCGCCCTCACTCCCGGCTGCACCAAGCAGGCCTGCGACTTCACCGACAACCTCGACGTCCTCGCGGGCGCCGGCTACGACGTCATCGGTATCTCCCCGGATGCCCCGGAGAAGCTGGCGAAATTCCGCGAGAAGGAGTCCCTCCGGGTCACCCTCCTCGCCGATCCGGACAAGAAGGCCACCGAGGCCTACGGCGCCCACGGCGAGAAGAAGAACTACGGCAAGACGTACATGGGCGTGATCCGCTCCACGATCGTCGTCGATGAGCAGGGCAAGGTGGAACGCGCCCTCTACAACGTCCGCGCGACGGGCCACGTAGCCAAGATCATCAAGGACCTCGGCATCTGAGGCCGCGCTTCCCACCCACGGCCCGCCCCGGACCCCGGCGCGGGCCGTCTGCCGTCATTCCGGACGTGACTGTCCGATAACCGGTTCGTTACTCCGGACGGGCGGGGAACGCCTGCCCGTGATGGAGGCAACTCGATGGCGGCCGGTACGTATGCCAAGGACCGGCTGGAGGCAGCGGCTCGTGCATCACGAACACGGTCGGAGGCGCTGGAACGGCTGGGGGTGGACCCGGGAAGCCCGTCGCGGCGGTACGTGCTGGAGCGGATGAGGAAACTCGGCGTGGACGTCTCCCACTTCGAGCGGGAGGGGGCGCGGTGGACGCGCGAAGTTCTCGAGCCGGTGGTGGCGGTGTCCGTCGGCATCAATGAGGTGGTGCGTGAACTCGGCATCGAGGAGCGCTGCGCCGGCTGTGGCGCGACTGGTGCGACAACCGCATCGGCAACCTTCGGTTGCTCTGCCCCGACTGCCACTCGATACGGACAATCACCGCGGTCGGGCCAAGAGGCCCCGGGGTGGCGTCCGATGAGCGGTGGCGTGCGGTACACACGTGAACGGTTGGCCGAAGCCGCCGAGCGGTGTGCGAGCCTCGACGAGGTGCAGGCGTGCCCGCCCCGAACCCGACGAGTCGTGCAGGGCCGTCACCGAGTCGGTCTCCGTCGCCGAGGCGCTGCGCCGCCTCGGGCGCCCGGACGACGGCACCCAACGCGCCATGCTGCGCACATGGATCGCCGAGGACCGCCTTCCACCGCGCCCTTCCTCGGACAGGCCCACCACGGCAGGCGGCGCTCGGACCGGGTCAGGCGCGCGGAGGACATCCTGGTCCAGCACGCGGCCGACGTCGGACGCGCACCTGTCTGCTTAGCCGTGCACTCCACGGTCGACCACATCAACGGCGACTGGAGCGACGACAGTCGGAGCAACCTTCGCCTGCTGTGCCAACTGCCACGCGACGACAACCGCCTGGTGCCGAGACGACCCGCGACGGCATACTCTCGCCCAGTAAAGTAGGGGGCTACAGGCGCTCGTACTCCAATTGGCAGAGAGGCAGGCCTTAGAAGCCTGATGTTGTCGGTTCAAGTCCGACCGGGCGCACAGGCAGAGAGGGCCCGGTACCTTTGAATCAAAGGTGCCGGGCCCTCTCTGTGATCCTCAGTCCAGCAGTTCCCGGACCGCCGGTACCAGGGCGCGGAACGCCTTGCCGCGGTGGCTGATCGCGTTCTTCTCGGCGGGGCTCAGCTCGGCGCAGGTGCGGGTCTCGCCCTCCGGCTGGAGGACCGGGTCGTAGCCGAAGCCGTTCGTGCCGGCCGGAGCGTGCCGCAGGGAGCCCCGCAGCCGGCCTTCGACCACCCGTTCCGTGCCGTCCGGCAGGGCGAGCGCGGCGGCGCAGGCGAAGTGCGCGGCCCGGTGTTCCTCCGCGATGTCGGAGAGCTGGGCGAGGAGCAGGTCGAGGTTGGCCTTGTCGTCGCCGTGCCGGCCGGCCCAGCGG of the Streptomyces sp. 1222.5 genome contains:
- a CDS encoding transglycosylase domain-containing protein → MLRRVTPPRRPQTSSSPSGPTQSAPSGTAGGAASGGGEDRAPESTQILRRVNAPRAGEPDAPAKGAADAQNSPGRTPRPPAPRQGGTNRAAQAAGAAGAGALGAAGLSKAAGAAGEAAAAGTAAAGTAAAGTAAAGGVGAARAARAARAAGTAQGSPAGAVGAAGRGGPETTAAHPATQADDPRQTAAGAATPDGPAPAGKGKKGKRPKRTGWRRLLPTWRMVLGTFVIGVLLIIGLFFLGYSLVKIPPANAIATKQSNVFLYSDGSQLARDGDVNRENVNLAQISKPAQHAVLAAEDRDFYTESAVDLKAMLRAGWNTATGKGKQSGSTITQQYVKNYYLAQEQTVTRKAKEFFISIKLDRQKSKDEILEGYLNTSFFGRNAYGIQAAAQAYYGMDAQDLDPARAAYLAALVNAPSEYDVVAHPENKRAAVARWNYVLDGMVKKGWLKESERVGLKFPMPKEQTVSTGLSGQRGYLVDAIKHYLVKNDIIDADQLEAGGYRITTTIQKKKQNAFVKAVDDQLMSKLDKKNRKVDSYVRAGGASIDPRTGKIVAMYGGIDYVKQYTNGATRGDFQVGSTFKPFVFTSAVENGSTTQDGRTITPNTVYDGTSRRPVEGWTGGGYAPSNEDEKSYGDITVRKATDLSVNSVYAQMAVDVGPAKVKQTAVDLGIPAGTPDLQPYPSIALGTANASVLDMTEAYATLANHGKHGTYTMIEKITKDGSDVVKLPEEPVEQAVSREAADTTTSILQSVVDSGTATAAQAAGRPAAGKTGTAEEDTAAWFAGYTPDLATVVSVMGQDPVTAKHRPLYGALGQARMNGGGPPTQIWAQYTGEALKGKPTAEFDLRLEPGADRTEEPSATGSATPGTGGQDDGGTTDGGQVDGGATATPTDGGTTGTPTDGGTTTDGGTTDGGTTTDGGTTTGGDTTGGDTATGGTTTGGDTTGGGTTTGGGTPGGGTDGGGTTGGGTTTGTGGQPLTARRP
- a CDS encoding multidrug efflux SMR transporter; its protein translation is MAWVLLVVAGLLEVGWSIGMKYTDGFTRPLPSVLTGAGIVASMVLLSYAAKSLPIGTAYGVWVGIGAAGAAVLGMVLLGEPVTAARVFFVCLLLVAVVGLKATGGH
- a CDS encoding co-chaperone GroES, with protein sequence MLHDRVLVKQETGEGERRSGGGILIPATAAVGRRLAWAEVVAVGQNVRTVEPGDRVLFDPEDRAEVEVRGVAYVLMRERDLHAVAADRFEGSEDSTGLYL
- a CDS encoding DUF3618 domain-containing protein, encoding MADTSDTRTPAQIEADIRRRREVLAETLDEIGMRVHPKTIVGDARAKVVANIDHTVGRAYVQVNRVVSEVRAQFVDEDGATRLERVVPVALLAVGVVGLLALGARRRKG
- the bcp gene encoding thioredoxin-dependent thiol peroxidase, producing the protein MSERLQPGDVAPAFTLPDADGNEVSLSDHKGRKVIVYFYPAALTPGCTKQACDFTDNLDVLAGAGYDVIGISPDAPEKLAKFREKESLRVTLLADPDKKATEAYGAHGEKKNYGKTYMGVIRSTIVVDEQGKVERALYNVRATGHVAKIIKDLGI
- the rdgB gene encoding RdgB/HAM1 family non-canonical purine NTP pyrophosphatase, producing the protein MTRLILATRNAGKITELRAILADAGLPHELVGADAFPEIPDVKETGVTFAENALLKAHALARATGLPAVADDSGLCVDVLGGAPGIFSARWAGRHGDDKANLDLLLAQLSDIAEEHRAAHFACAAALALPDGTERVVEGRLRGSLRHAPAGTNGFGYDPVLQPEGETRTCAELSPAEKNAISHRGKAFRALVPAVRELLD